DNA from Sulfodiicoccus acidiphilus:
ACTGACAAGGAATGGGAAAGGTTGTCTTAGGGCTAACGGATCTTTCACCTTGGCTTTGAGCTCCTCTGGCGTGAGAGTGAGTTGTTCCCCTGACTCTCTTATCCTCACAGTTAGGGTCCCAGTCAAGGCCTCTCTCTCCCCAATCACGGCGACGAAGGGAATCCATTCTCCTCCAGCCCGACGTATTTTACTCCCAAGCCTCTCCTCGGTATCATCTACATCTACCCTAAATGGAGATAGTGATTTTCCCATCTCAATTGCCTGGTCTAGGAACTTACTAGATATTGGTAACAGTCTAATTTGTATGGGAGCCATCCATAGAGGTAGCATGGGAGCCAATCCCTTCTCCTGCCTCTTCACCGCCTCTATAAGCAGATAGTAGATATACCTGTTCACGTCTACTAAAACTCCGTTAGCGTCTTTCCTTTTTAAGACGTATCTATTGGCATCATCCTCAAAGTTCTCAGGCAGTGGTACGTCCTTAAGCACCTTCACGAAGACGCCTATCCTTTCGTTTACACATGGAAGTAATTTTCCAGAGTTGGGCCGCATTACTACACCGGCTTGAGAATCACTTGCAGGTTCTCCGTCCGTCACAGTCCTAGCTCCTGCCAATTGGCTTATGTAGTGAACCACTGCATCCCTGAAGAATCTCATGGAAACCCCATCGAATTTAGTGCAAATCTCCAAGGATTTGGAGATCCTTAGCTCCTCA
Protein-coding regions in this window:
- a CDS encoding threonyl-tRNA synthetase editing domain-containing protein; its protein translation is MRLLLIHADNFWFKVKERALREAEEEAMEEFSKRNVLVAFVSVEEGDDVETAKKAANDLTEVKKRVGASSIVIYPYAHLSSNLASPSNAIALLSSLHSFVRELGEEAERAPFGWYKEFYIHCLGHPLSELSRTVSNVEELRISKSLEICTKFDGVSMRFFRDAVVHYISQLAGARTVTDGEPASDSQAGVVMRPNSGKLLPCVNERIGVFVKVLKDVPLPENFEDDANRYVLKRKDANGVLVDVNRYIYYLLIEAVKRQEKGLAPMLPLWMAPIQIRLLPISSKFLDQAIEMGKSLSPFRVDVDDTEERLGSKIRRAGGEWIPFVAVIGEREALTGTLTVRIRESGEQLTLTPEELKAKVKDPLALRQPFPFLVSERS